One stretch of Rosistilla oblonga DNA includes these proteins:
- a CDS encoding Dps family protein, with protein sequence MSTTTEPVNVNPQLSRVETEVRQTEELVDIPIGLPRDEREKTVYQLNQLLADSIMLKDMYKKHHWQVAGPTFYQIHLLLDRHYGQQVDIVDTVAERIQVLGGAARGMPADVAEKSQITHPPRGREVLTDQLTRLLQAHETICNYCRFIAKAIGERGDLGTEDMVVGDVLRINEFQAWFVAEHLAPVPLENS encoded by the coding sequence ATGTCGACGACAACCGAACCCGTCAACGTTAATCCGCAACTGAGTCGAGTCGAAACCGAGGTCCGGCAGACCGAAGAGTTGGTCGACATTCCGATCGGCCTGCCGCGCGACGAGCGCGAGAAGACCGTCTATCAATTGAATCAATTGCTGGCCGACAGCATCATGCTGAAAGACATGTATAAGAAGCATCACTGGCAGGTCGCCGGACCGACGTTCTATCAGATCCATCTGCTTTTGGATCGGCACTACGGCCAACAGGTCGACATCGTAGATACCGTTGCCGAACGCATTCAAGTGCTTGGTGGAGCGGCTCGCGGGATGCCAGCGGATGTCGCGGAGAAGTCGCAGATCACGCATCCACCTCGCGGCCGGGAGGTGTTGACCGATCAACTGACCCGGTTGTTGCAAGCCCATGAAACGATCTGCAACTACTGTCGTTTCATCGCCAAAGCGATCGGAGAACGGGGCGATTTGGGGACTGAAGACATGGTCGTCGGTGATGTGCTGCGAATCAACGAGTTTCAAGCCTGGTTTGTCGCAGAGCACCTAGCACCGGTACCGTTGGAAAACAGCTGA
- a CDS encoding Hpt domain-containing protein → MNEEQSVRFATALKRLSGDVELLSSMAMIVSDDVPGIVAELEEQLEAGDSAGVVASAHKLKGMCSTFETGHPVTALEDVLHAARGGDVATARELYQRCQPDLRELMQEISKLAQS, encoded by the coding sequence ATGAATGAAGAACAATCGGTCCGCTTTGCCACGGCGCTGAAGCGGTTGTCGGGCGACGTCGAACTGTTGAGTTCGATGGCGATGATTGTTTCGGACGACGTTCCGGGGATCGTTGCCGAACTGGAGGAGCAGTTAGAAGCTGGCGACTCGGCGGGTGTCGTCGCTTCGGCACATAAGTTGAAAGGGATGTGCAGCACGTTTGAGACCGGGCACCCCGTGACCGCTCTCGAAGATGTCCTGCACGCCGCGCGCGGAGGAGACGTCGCGACGGCGCGGGAGCTTTATCAACGGTGCCAGCCCGATCTTCGCGAGCTGATGCAAGAGATCAGCAAGCTGGCTCAGTCATGA
- a CDS encoding WD40 repeat domain-containing serine/threonine protein kinase, whose translation MAIPDGPAANESGSNEEVARQAELFRQQVAAGEFSHSLDPFDLDDSRLDTVLQFFQQRTRDVSATQAVGEEEDPEEHQPPARIGRFAIERKIGVGGFSTVYLAHDDVLLRDVALKSVRRRGRKANGKQDEKRLHEARAAARLSHPNLVPLYEVFQDEQADYLVSELCLGSTLADWLTAHPGPIDPQMTCATCVELTEAIIHVHDQGLVHRDIKPGNIMISESVGGDGRLKLTPRLTDFGLVRDIFAESELVAPYRLVGTLLYMSPEQVLENESGHGKACDIFAIGVLLYRMLTGCLPHRGDKPVELFNAICIFPPTPPRELVGSIPRDLEAICLKCLAKDPAQRYQSAVDLRDDLHRWQHGMMVTARPRSFAERTWNAIRRSPLESSLLATIILLLIAGTLVLGHSNRRLTEHQSMLETALEEVRASEHRAIDARQRFREQRDLAITAEQHAMKTAYVSDLRHAYEALSHNNLAGALQIAESITDYAAGIVPIGIDLRLLQTQTRKGWTRLPAYTSPIREVLFLPNGKQFAVAGEEGPIRIHDIESGEIERELPTPASTRQFSIAASPDGRLLAVGIQIKQEGSWLKALNQIEFYSLDDTPAPDRLTGLPTTVESLAFSPAGDRLAVGCRYQPIRIVDYRAGTMVAEVAADQRNEDLEFSADGNQVSMLFDHYSVRWVDWRGGDVIQEVKPDIMYDRLAWTGNGDWVVCCPSQQQSLDLIDLRTTPNRRIRLQHNEGISRCVAISHDGRRIVAGTQNGAIVRWDLSDLPQDYASEAQSPLNWPNSGKQILHTAMVTEIAFESHGTIASGGEDGSLVISQFEPPPPENLREFQFRPMCVAMEPNGQSVYVALDDCSIVKVETTTSDIVTIGPPSQPRSRETVPEMLRLSDDGRWIANGNFRGDLSVFDLHRGNRRYVVNNPDYVKAGVNYPTAIDFGSGNDRVVFSTAGGNVLGIYELPTESSLKEGEKLKPLFEQQLPVSHRAAVLRDDKHYLMFGDSISQFTFGQNDIIVGERGMTRFHAACVAPQTGAIYTVAADNRVRQHDAHGQVVQTSARWPPPPGGLTSKFEISSIVATPDGKSLLTGGSDGSIGIWDADDLRYLGFVVVGTGKETITEIQFSDDGRYWVYLVNNNKVRPTTFPFSIENLDAAER comes from the coding sequence ATGGCAATTCCCGACGGCCCAGCGGCGAACGAGAGCGGTTCTAACGAAGAGGTTGCGCGGCAGGCCGAACTGTTTCGTCAGCAGGTAGCTGCGGGCGAATTTTCTCATTCGCTCGACCCATTCGATCTCGATGACTCGCGACTCGATACGGTTCTCCAATTCTTTCAGCAGCGAACGCGAGATGTTTCGGCGACGCAAGCTGTGGGCGAGGAAGAGGATCCCGAAGAGCACCAACCGCCGGCTCGGATTGGTCGGTTTGCGATCGAACGCAAAATTGGCGTTGGTGGATTTTCGACCGTTTATCTGGCGCACGACGATGTCTTGTTGCGGGACGTTGCGCTGAAGTCGGTACGTCGACGCGGCCGCAAGGCAAATGGCAAGCAGGATGAAAAACGACTGCACGAGGCGCGTGCCGCTGCGCGGTTGAGCCATCCCAATCTGGTGCCGCTGTACGAAGTCTTCCAAGATGAACAGGCTGACTATCTGGTCTCGGAGTTGTGTCTGGGATCGACGCTTGCCGATTGGTTGACCGCGCATCCAGGTCCGATCGATCCGCAAATGACGTGTGCCACCTGCGTCGAACTAACCGAAGCGATCATCCACGTCCACGATCAAGGCCTGGTTCACCGCGACATCAAACCGGGGAACATCATGATCTCCGAATCGGTCGGCGGCGACGGACGCTTGAAGCTGACGCCACGCTTGACCGACTTTGGCTTGGTTCGCGACATCTTTGCGGAATCCGAACTCGTCGCTCCCTATCGCCTCGTCGGCACGCTGCTGTATATGTCTCCCGAACAGGTGCTCGAGAACGAATCGGGGCATGGCAAGGCCTGTGATATCTTTGCGATCGGCGTGTTGCTGTACCGCATGCTGACCGGATGTTTGCCGCATCGTGGCGACAAACCGGTGGAGCTGTTTAATGCGATCTGCATCTTCCCGCCGACACCGCCACGTGAATTGGTCGGTTCGATTCCGCGCGACCTCGAAGCGATCTGCTTGAAGTGTCTGGCGAAAGACCCTGCCCAACGGTACCAATCCGCCGTCGACCTCCGCGATGATCTGCACCGCTGGCAACACGGAATGATGGTCACCGCGCGGCCGCGATCGTTTGCCGAGCGGACTTGGAACGCGATCCGCCGCTCTCCCCTGGAATCGAGTTTACTGGCAACGATCATCTTGCTGCTGATCGCTGGAACCCTTGTTTTGGGACACAGCAACCGCCGCTTGACCGAACACCAATCGATGCTTGAAACGGCGTTGGAGGAGGTTCGCGCCAGCGAGCACCGCGCGATCGACGCTCGCCAAAGGTTCCGCGAGCAGCGCGATCTCGCGATCACCGCCGAACAACACGCCATGAAGACCGCGTACGTGTCGGACCTTCGCCACGCGTACGAGGCATTGTCGCACAACAATCTCGCCGGAGCGCTCCAGATCGCGGAATCGATCACCGACTACGCGGCGGGGATCGTCCCGATCGGCATCGATCTGCGATTGTTGCAGACCCAGACGCGAAAGGGCTGGACGCGTCTGCCCGCGTACACATCACCGATTCGAGAGGTCCTATTTTTACCCAACGGGAAACAATTCGCAGTCGCTGGCGAGGAGGGGCCGATTCGGATCCATGATATCGAAAGCGGTGAAATCGAACGCGAACTCCCCACTCCGGCCAGCACCCGCCAGTTTTCAATCGCCGCTTCACCCGATGGGCGTCTATTGGCCGTCGGCATCCAGATCAAACAAGAGGGGAGCTGGCTGAAGGCGCTCAACCAAATTGAGTTTTATTCGCTCGACGACACCCCCGCACCAGATCGACTGACCGGCTTGCCCACGACAGTCGAATCGCTTGCGTTTTCACCCGCTGGAGACCGGTTAGCCGTCGGTTGCCGCTACCAACCGATACGTATCGTCGACTATCGCGCCGGCACGATGGTCGCCGAAGTCGCAGCGGATCAGCGCAACGAAGACCTCGAGTTTTCCGCCGATGGCAACCAAGTGTCGATGCTCTTCGATCACTATTCGGTGCGATGGGTCGACTGGCGCGGTGGCGATGTTATCCAAGAAGTCAAACCGGATATCATGTACGACCGACTCGCATGGACGGGGAACGGCGATTGGGTCGTGTGTTGCCCAAGCCAACAACAATCGCTTGATCTGATCGACTTGCGGACGACTCCGAACCGTCGTATCCGCCTGCAACACAACGAGGGTATCAGCCGTTGCGTAGCGATCTCCCACGATGGACGACGAATCGTTGCGGGAACTCAAAACGGTGCCATCGTCAGATGGGATCTCAGCGACCTCCCCCAAGACTACGCTAGCGAAGCTCAATCGCCACTAAACTGGCCCAACTCGGGTAAACAGATTCTGCACACCGCAATGGTGACCGAAATCGCATTTGAATCGCATGGCACGATCGCTAGCGGTGGCGAAGATGGTTCGCTTGTAATCAGCCAATTTGAGCCACCACCACCGGAAAATTTGAGAGAGTTCCAATTTCGCCCCATGTGCGTCGCCATGGAACCCAACGGACAATCGGTCTATGTAGCGCTCGATGATTGTTCGATCGTGAAAGTTGAGACAACGACATCCGACATCGTCACGATCGGGCCACCGTCACAACCTCGATCGCGCGAGACCGTCCCGGAAATGCTCAGACTTTCCGACGATGGGCGATGGATCGCCAATGGAAACTTCCGCGGAGATCTAAGCGTCTTCGACCTACACCGGGGAAATAGACGTTACGTCGTTAATAACCCTGATTACGTTAAAGCCGGTGTCAACTATCCAACGGCAATCGATTTTGGATCCGGCAATGATCGGGTCGTATTTTCCACGGCCGGCGGAAACGTCCTTGGTATCTATGAACTGCCGACCGAATCCAGTCTCAAAGAAGGGGAAAAACTCAAGCCTCTCTTTGAGCAACAACTGCCGGTATCCCATCGCGCGGCGGTGCTGCGCGATGACAAGCACTACCTGATGTTTGGCGATTCGATCTCGCAATTCACCTTCGGACAGAACGATATCATCGTCGGGGAACGGGGAATGACGCGGTTCCACGCCGCCTGCGTTGCGCCCCAGACCGGCGCCATCTATACCGTCGCCGCCGACAATCGCGTCCGCCAACACGACGCGCACGGGCAGGTCGTCCAGACGAGCGCCCGTTGGCCGCCGCCCCCGGGAGGACTCACCTCGAAATTCGAGATCTCGTCGATCGTCGCAACTCCCGATGGCAAGAGCTTACTCACGGGAGGGAGCGACGGATCGATCGGGATCTGGGATGCGGATGACCTCCGTTATTTGGGATTTGTCGTCGTTGGAACGGGAAAAGAGACGATTACAGAGATCCAGTTCTCTGACGATGGAAGGTATTGGGTCTATCTCGTGAACAACAACAAAGTACGCCCTACCACATTTCCGTTCTCGATCGAGAACCTCGATGCAGCAGAGCGCTAA
- a CDS encoding PRC-barrel domain-containing protein yields MKRFTSLTAALAMVLSVGMLTATADENRTQGKRVGQFDEKLQGANIRVSQLIGMDIQNDRGEGVGEINDIVLDAATGKVKYAAVTYGGFLGLGDKLFAVPFDAFKVKRNPDDPGDKGDMVFVLNVTQQQMEGAVGFDQENWPNFADKNFTRDLDKRYQINRRDRTGSGRVDVDVNRNGVKVDVRGDRDE; encoded by the coding sequence ATGAAACGATTTACAAGTCTGACAGCAGCGTTGGCGATGGTGCTGAGCGTTGGCATGCTCACGGCAACAGCTGACGAAAACCGCACGCAAGGCAAGCGAGTTGGCCAGTTCGATGAAAAGCTGCAAGGCGCAAACATTCGCGTAAGCCAATTGATCGGGATGGATATCCAGAACGATCGTGGTGAAGGCGTCGGCGAGATCAACGATATCGTGCTCGATGCTGCCACCGGCAAAGTAAAGTATGCGGCGGTAACGTACGGCGGCTTCTTGGGGTTGGGCGACAAGTTGTTTGCCGTCCCGTTTGATGCGTTCAAGGTGAAACGCAACCCCGACGATCCGGGCGACAAGGGGGACATGGTCTTCGTATTGAACGTTACGCAACAGCAGATGGAAGGGGCTGTAGGCTTCGACCAAGAAAACTGGCCTAACTTCGCCGACAAGAACTTCACGCGTGATCTGGACAAACGCTACCAGATCAATCGCCGTGATCGTACCGGCAGCGGACGCGTCGACGTCGACGTGAATCGAAATGGAGTTAAGGTCGATGTTCGTGGCGACCGCGACGAATAA
- a CDS encoding CsbD family protein, producing the protein MITREELKGQWNEVKGRLQENWGQLTDDDLSRARGSAEQLVGVVQQKTGASRREVEEFLSRAVGEGSRIGDQVSQAAQQYADVASQYAADAGEYVKENYRRASELSGDYSERLAHTVRTRPAESLAIAFGLGIAAGAIVFMKGRR; encoded by the coding sequence ATGATCACCCGCGAAGAATTGAAGGGACAGTGGAACGAGGTCAAAGGTCGCTTGCAGGAAAACTGGGGGCAACTGACCGACGACGATCTGAGTCGTGCCCGCGGATCGGCCGAACAGCTGGTGGGCGTGGTACAGCAGAAGACCGGAGCGTCGCGGCGCGAAGTGGAAGAGTTCCTGTCGCGGGCCGTCGGCGAAGGCAGTCGCATCGGCGATCAGGTCTCGCAAGCAGCGCAACAGTACGCCGATGTCGCCAGCCAATATGCTGCTGACGCCGGGGAATACGTGAAGGAGAACTACCGCCGGGCGAGCGAGCTGAGTGGCGACTACAGCGAACGACTGGCTCACACGGTCCGAACACGGCCCGCCGAATCGCTGGCGATCGCCTTCGGATTGGGGATCGCTGCCGGTGCAATCGTCTTCATGAAAGGTCGCCGTTAA
- a CDS encoding sulfatase has translation MRRFHLLLATLCMTAGLTAAERPNILFIFTDDHCEQALSAYDPTRITTPHLDRIANEGMRFDRCYVTNSICGPSRAVIQTGKYSHINGFLQNGFAFNGDQPTFPKMLRKAGYQTAIVGKWHLESTPQGFDYYDVLKGQGPYYNPPMITAGPDNQPVTRRHTGYTTEIITDKTLAWLKETRDADKPFMLMYQHKAPHRNWMPAPKYLNWLDDVTIPEPETMWDDYSGRTASASRQTMTIKEHLNDNDLKLSGYGTMNAEQRKVWDAAYGPKNEAFRKARESMTSEELVRWKYQRYVKDYLRCVKSVDDGVGEVLDYLDKTGLADNTIVIYSSDQGWYLGEHGWYDKRWMYEESLKTPLLVRWPGKVKPGTTNDDIVSNLDFAETFLDVAGVEIPADMQGRSLKPLLQGETPDDWRKSFYYQYYENPGAHNVARHYGVTNGKFKLIHFYAYQGKAIDDWELFDLEKDPNELKSVYGNPDYAEVQAQMHDELQRLRTLYEVTDDDPAARVRKRPAANRKPQAKKAS, from the coding sequence ATGAGACGATTCCACTTGCTACTGGCGACCCTTTGCATGACCGCGGGTTTGACCGCAGCCGAACGTCCGAACATCCTGTTCATCTTCACCGACGATCACTGCGAACAAGCGTTAAGCGCTTACGATCCGACGCGGATCACGACGCCGCACCTCGACCGGATTGCAAACGAAGGGATGCGGTTCGACCGCTGCTATGTGACCAATTCGATCTGCGGTCCCAGTCGGGCGGTGATTCAAACGGGCAAATACAGTCACATCAACGGGTTCCTGCAAAACGGGTTCGCCTTCAACGGCGATCAACCGACGTTTCCCAAGATGTTGCGGAAAGCTGGCTACCAAACGGCGATCGTCGGCAAGTGGCATCTCGAATCGACGCCGCAAGGGTTCGACTATTACGACGTGCTGAAAGGGCAGGGGCCCTATTACAACCCGCCGATGATCACGGCCGGCCCCGACAACCAACCTGTCACGCGGCGACATACCGGATACACGACAGAGATCATCACCGACAAGACGCTCGCATGGTTGAAAGAGACTCGCGACGCCGACAAGCCATTCATGTTGATGTACCAACACAAGGCGCCGCATCGCAATTGGATGCCCGCCCCCAAATATCTCAACTGGTTGGATGACGTCACGATCCCCGAACCCGAGACGATGTGGGACGATTATTCGGGCCGCACCGCATCGGCATCGCGGCAGACGATGACGATCAAAGAACACTTAAACGACAACGATCTAAAGCTGTCGGGCTACGGGACGATGAATGCCGAACAACGCAAGGTTTGGGATGCGGCTTACGGTCCTAAAAACGAAGCGTTCCGCAAAGCTCGCGAATCGATGACGTCCGAAGAACTCGTTCGTTGGAAGTACCAACGTTATGTCAAAGACTATTTGCGATGCGTCAAAAGTGTCGACGATGGCGTCGGCGAGGTCCTCGATTATTTGGACAAAACCGGATTGGCCGACAACACGATCGTGATCTATTCCTCCGACCAAGGTTGGTATCTCGGCGAGCACGGCTGGTACGACAAGCGTTGGATGTACGAGGAGTCGCTGAAGACGCCGCTGTTGGTCCGTTGGCCAGGAAAAGTCAAACCGGGAACGACCAACGACGACATCGTCTCTAACCTCGATTTTGCCGAGACCTTTCTCGACGTGGCGGGCGTTGAAATTCCTGCGGACATGCAAGGCCGCAGCTTGAAGCCGCTGTTGCAAGGGGAAACGCCGGACGACTGGCGTAAATCGTTCTACTACCAATATTACGAAAACCCCGGTGCTCACAACGTCGCCCGGCACTACGGCGTGACCAACGGCAAATTCAAACTGATCCACTTCTACGCCTACCAAGGGAAAGCGATCGACGACTGGGAACTGTTCGATCTGGAAAAGGATCCTAACGAACTGAAAAGCGTCTACGGCAATCCGGACTACGCCGAGGTGCAGGCCCAGATGCATGACGAGCTGCAGCGATTGCGAACGCTTTACGAAGTGACCGACGACGATCCTGCGGCGCGGGTACGAAAACGTCCCGCGGCAAATCGCAAACCGCAGGCAAAAAAAGCCTCTTAG
- a CDS encoding ferredoxin--NADP reductase, which yields MNKIVATPPTQAEIETLRRTTYNATLIQRIDIHEDLALFRIKPDTQTVPFQPGQYLTLGLGYWEPRVQPTQEELLEPKKLRKVVKRAYSISCPMLDGLEQLAPCSELDYYEFYVTLVRRADAPPALTPRLFHMQEGDRIFASPRIVGTYVLSGVQPDEDVVFFATGTGEAPHNAMSAELLSRGHRGRIVSATCVRLRRDLGYLAAQMRLSTKYTNYQYLHFTTREAENTNPGFPGFVGKQHLQQVVESGIFEAAAGMKLDPERTHVFLCGNPAMIGYQPPGAPPLSSPGMLQVLKKRGFHDHGEDGPGQIRFEKYW from the coding sequence GTGAACAAGATCGTCGCAACACCGCCAACGCAGGCGGAAATCGAAACTCTTCGCCGTACAACGTACAACGCGACCTTGATTCAACGGATCGATATCCACGAGGATTTGGCGTTGTTTCGGATCAAGCCCGATACGCAAACAGTGCCGTTCCAGCCGGGCCAGTATCTAACCCTTGGATTGGGATACTGGGAGCCACGGGTTCAGCCAACACAAGAGGAACTGCTGGAGCCGAAGAAGTTGCGGAAAGTCGTCAAGCGGGCGTATTCGATCTCCTGCCCGATGTTGGACGGACTGGAGCAGTTGGCACCCTGCAGCGAATTGGACTACTACGAGTTTTATGTCACGCTGGTCCGCCGCGCCGATGCACCGCCAGCTCTCACGCCGCGGCTGTTCCATATGCAGGAAGGGGATCGGATCTTTGCCTCGCCGCGGATCGTCGGGACTTATGTGCTGAGCGGAGTTCAACCGGACGAAGACGTCGTCTTTTTTGCAACCGGGACGGGCGAGGCGCCTCACAACGCGATGAGCGCGGAACTGTTGAGCCGCGGGCATCGGGGGCGGATCGTTTCGGCGACTTGTGTGCGGCTGCGTCGCGATCTCGGCTATCTGGCCGCCCAAATGCGACTGTCGACCAAATACACGAACTACCAATATCTGCATTTCACGACGCGGGAAGCCGAAAACACAAACCCTGGTTTTCCCGGTTTCGTCGGCAAACAGCACCTTCAACAGGTGGTCGAATCGGGGATTTTCGAAGCTGCTGCCGGAATGAAGTTGGATCCCGAACGGACTCACGTCTTCCTGTGCGGCAATCCGGCGATGATCGGCTATCAACCGCCGGGAGCTCCGCCGTTGTCATCCCCTGGAATGCTACAGGTCTTGAAAAAACGCGGCTTCCACGACCATGGCGAGGATGGGCCCGGACAGATTCGATTCGAAAAGTATTGGTAG
- a CDS encoding DUF1559 domain-containing protein has protein sequence MKSKPLGFTLVELLVVIAIIGILVGLLLPAVQAAREAARRMQCSNNFKQIGLAFHNYHDTHRSFPAAWYAHAPIPPYNLQSCGVALLPFMEQQPLYDRYDSRVSPTNEGGPIGQENVAVIATPLAGFVCPSSPGGIQRVYDANIAAGSLPGLPAISFTAAPSDYCVTGGVTGTFADIAYSGNKGGSREGALVFVSPQDQGNNRIAAILDGTSNTFLMGERTGGTVIYSGRNIISVPAALAETNGGGWGDALNGEHWLVGSVRGATTFPFAEGACPINCTNLRSQGFHAFHPGGAMFLMADGSVQFNSATVDAFAFAARITRAKGEVAP, from the coding sequence ATGAAATCCAAGCCATTGGGGTTCACGCTGGTCGAGCTGTTGGTCGTGATTGCGATCATTGGCATCTTAGTTGGTCTATTGCTGCCCGCGGTTCAAGCGGCTCGCGAAGCTGCACGGCGAATGCAATGCAGCAACAATTTCAAGCAGATCGGACTCGCATTTCACAACTATCACGATACCCACCGCAGTTTTCCGGCAGCCTGGTATGCGCATGCTCCAATCCCGCCGTACAACCTGCAGTCGTGTGGCGTTGCTCTGCTGCCGTTTATGGAGCAGCAACCGTTGTACGATCGGTACGACAGTCGGGTGTCGCCAACTAACGAAGGCGGCCCGATCGGTCAAGAAAACGTCGCGGTGATCGCGACGCCGTTGGCCGGATTCGTCTGCCCTTCGTCTCCCGGCGGAATTCAGCGGGTCTACGATGCCAACATTGCCGCCGGTTCGCTGCCCGGGCTGCCGGCGATCAGCTTCACCGCCGCGCCGTCGGACTATTGCGTAACCGGTGGTGTCACCGGAACGTTCGCTGACATCGCCTACAGCGGAAACAAAGGAGGCTCGCGAGAGGGAGCGTTGGTCTTTGTGAGTCCGCAGGATCAAGGCAACAACCGCATCGCGGCGATCCTGGACGGAACGAGCAACACGTTTTTGATGGGGGAACGGACCGGCGGAACCGTGATCTATTCCGGTCGCAACATTATCTCCGTTCCCGCTGCCTTGGCGGAGACCAACGGCGGTGGCTGGGGCGACGCGCTGAACGGCGAACATTGGTTGGTCGGATCGGTTCGTGGAGCGACGACGTTCCCATTCGCCGAAGGCGCCTGCCCGATCAACTGCACCAATCTACGCAGCCAAGGGTTTCATGCGTTTCATCCCGGAGGAGCGATGTTCCTGATGGCCGACGGATCGGTTCAGTTCAATTCCGCAACGGTCGATGCGTTTGCCTTTGCCGCTCGAATCACCCGTGCAAAAGGTGAGGTAGCGCCTTAG
- a CDS encoding phage holin family protein → MNSPSGFGRVARDVLDLCELQMQLLSVDSQEAKRKATRAMVTAAAGITLGGSALTTAMVGGSFLLHEYAQWSVGASLLCVAGITFGIVAALLFAATEAITSASAALQETKSEFAENLKWLKAVLINPDTSARNQLRAESFPGPNPSHRAEASTYERPVYNER, encoded by the coding sequence ATGAATAGCCCCTCGGGATTCGGCCGCGTCGCGCGCGATGTCCTCGATCTATGCGAACTTCAGATGCAGCTGCTGTCGGTCGACAGCCAAGAGGCGAAGCGGAAAGCGACACGAGCGATGGTGACCGCCGCCGCTGGTATCACGCTTGGCGGTTCCGCGCTGACGACGGCGATGGTCGGCGGCAGCTTTCTGCTGCACGAATACGCCCAGTGGTCGGTCGGGGCCTCGCTGTTGTGCGTCGCGGGCATCACGTTTGGGATCGTTGCCGCGCTGTTGTTTGCGGCGACCGAAGCGATCACTTCCGCATCGGCGGCTTTACAGGAAACGAAGTCGGAGTTCGCCGAGAACCTGAAGTGGCTCAAGGCGGTTCTGATCAATCCCGATACGTCGGCACGGAATCAGTTGCGAGCCGAATCGTTTCCCGGCCCTAACCCATCGCATCGCGCAGAAGCTAGCACTTACGAACGTCCGGTCTATAACGAGAGGTAA
- a CDS encoding DUF4198 domain-containing protein has translation MRNLITTLRLALCSLPLLVGCGQQQFPGEQPVFPIEGVVTVDGKPVENIQIALHPAGDLNDEKPFYPQGFTDAEGNVKVSTYADGDGAPAGDYRVTFVLKEYNLLSRSFTGPNRLSAQYADSAKTPITLSVGPDQSNDLGKLDFESN, from the coding sequence ATGCGTAATCTGATCACTACACTGCGGCTAGCGCTTTGCAGCTTGCCGCTGTTGGTTGGTTGTGGCCAACAGCAATTTCCCGGGGAACAGCCGGTATTTCCGATCGAGGGCGTCGTCACCGTCGACGGCAAACCTGTCGAGAACATTCAAATCGCGTTGCACCCTGCGGGCGATTTGAACGATGAGAAACCGTTTTATCCACAAGGGTTTACCGATGCCGAGGGGAACGTCAAAGTCTCGACGTACGCCGATGGCGATGGTGCGCCGGCGGGCGATTATCGCGTGACGTTTGTGCTGAAAGAGTACAATCTTTTGTCGCGATCGTTTACCGGTCCCAACCGCTTGTCGGCTCAGTACGCCGATTCCGCGAAGACGCCAATTACCTTATCGGTAGGCCCTGATCAGTCGAACGATTTGGGGAAGTTGGATTTCGAATCGAACTGA
- a CDS encoding CsbD family protein — MNWDQIQGKWKQVKGKAQQKWGDLTDDDLDRIEGRRDQLVGTVQERYGIANDEAEKQVREFEGSCNC, encoded by the coding sequence ATGAATTGGGATCAAATTCAAGGCAAGTGGAAACAAGTCAAAGGCAAGGCGCAACAGAAGTGGGGCGACTTGACCGACGACGACCTGGACCGCATCGAAGGACGACGCGACCAATTGGTCGGGACAGTCCAAGAGCGATACGGGATTGCTAATGACGAAGCGGAAAAGCAGGTCCGCGAATTCGAAGGCTCCTGCAACTGCTGA